TGAGCGGGTAACATGCCGATAAAGGTGGATAATTTTGACGCCCTCCTGCTAGATCCTTTACTAGCAAGCTTCCGCAATCAACAGTGCTGTGGATAACTCTGTTGATATCTCCGGGAAGGCCCCCTTTATCTGCAATATTTTCATGATAGTTTAGCATTTTGCCTATTTTTTAATCATCCCGTAAACGGAGTTGCACCCCTCCTGACGCAGAGCCCCCTCCCCCACCGTAAACCTTCTTCTGTCACAGCACTTTCCCCACTCTGTCTGCCACCAGATGCAGTCAAAGGAAATGGAGGCAACGTGTTGATACCTGCTCTCCGATGATAGGCATAAAAAATTTGCCCCAACTCTGCTGTTGAGAAGAAAACTACAAAGTAGCGGCTATAATCGTATCGGTTCTCTGCCTTGCCAGTGGGTCCCTACGGCTATGACTCAAGGTGTTTTGCAATGTCAGGAGGTGGTCATGCTGCAAAAAGAGGTCTACGCGGACGACGTGGTAAAAGGATTCATCATCTCCAGTATCGTCTGGGGTGCCGTCACGGTTCTTCTCGGCGTGCTGATCGCCCTCCAGCTTTCACACCCCCAGTTCAACATCCCCCCCTACTTCTCCTACGGCAGGCTGCGCCCGATACACACCAACGCGGGGATCTTCGGCTGGGGGGTCGGGAGCTTCATGGCGTTCTTCCTGTACATCACCCAGCGCCTGGCAAAGAAGAGGCTGTGGAGCCCAGGGCTCGCCCGGGTGCAGCTTTGGCTCTTCAACATCGTGATCGCGCTGGCGGCGGTGACCCTCCTCATCGGGATGAACAGGTCGAAGGAGTACGCCGAGCTGGAGTGGCCGGTGGCGCTCCTCGTGGTGGTGCTGTGGGTCATCTTTGCGGTGAACATCTTCATGACCATGATGAAGCGACGGGAAGACCAGATGTACATATCGCTCTGGTACATTCTCGCCGCTCTCGTCGGTGTCGCCGTCCTCTATATCGTCAACAATGCCGGGATTCCGGTGTCCCTCGGAAAGTCGTACTCTGCCTTTGCCGGGGCCAACGACGCAAACGTGCAGTGGTGGTACGGACACAACGCGGTGGCAATGGTCCTCACCGCGCCGCCGCTGGCCATCTTCTACTACTTTCTCCCCAAAACGACCGGCGAGCCGATCTACAGTCACCGCATGAGCGTCATTGCCTTCTGGAGCCTCATCTTCATGTACCTGTGGACCGGGGCGCACCACCTTTTGTGGACGCCGGTTCCGGACTGGGTCCAGACGCTGGCGATGGCCTTTTCGGTCATGCTGATCGCCCCCTCCTGGGCCGCTGTCTTCAACGCCTACTTCTCCATGAACGGGCAGTGGCACCAGATGCGCGACAACTACCTGGTGAAGTTCCTGATCTTCGGAGTAAGTTTCTACGGGCTGCAAACGCTGCAGGGTCCGTCGCAATCGATCCGCACCTTTTCCGCCTTCATCCACTATACAGACTGGGTCCCCGGGCACGTGCACATGGGTGCGCTGGGGTGGGTCTCGCTCGTTCTCTTCGCCGCGATCTACTACACGCTGCCGCGGCTCTACGACAGGGAGATCTACAGCATCCCCCTGGCAAACCTCCACTTCTGGCTCGCGGTGACGGGTCAGCTCATTTTCTCCATCACCCTGTGGATCGGGGGGGTGCAGCAGGCGAGCATGCTCGAAGCGACCAATCCCGACGGCAGCCTCCACTACAGCTTCATGGAAACACTGGTCGAGCTCTACCCCTACTGGCACATCCGGGTGCTGGGAGGGATCATCTACCTCCTGGGGCTCCTCGTCTTCATCTACAACATAACGAAGACCATTACCGGCGCTGCGCCTGCCGTGCAGAAAGCCTAAAGGAGGGGGACGGACCGATGCTCTACAAGAATCCGATAGTATTTCTCCTTGTCGCCGCCGCCACCGTGATGGTCGGAACGGTCGTCACCATGATCGTCCCCTTTCGCTGGATCAACGACCCGAAACTGAGGATCGCGGAGGTGAAGCCATACACGCCGCTCCAG
The DNA window shown above is from Geomonas sp. RF6 and carries:
- a CDS encoding cbb3-type cytochrome c oxidase subunit I, giving the protein MLQKEVYADDVVKGFIISSIVWGAVTVLLGVLIALQLSHPQFNIPPYFSYGRLRPIHTNAGIFGWGVGSFMAFFLYITQRLAKKRLWSPGLARVQLWLFNIVIALAAVTLLIGMNRSKEYAELEWPVALLVVVLWVIFAVNIFMTMMKRREDQMYISLWYILAALVGVAVLYIVNNAGIPVSLGKSYSAFAGANDANVQWWYGHNAVAMVLTAPPLAIFYYFLPKTTGEPIYSHRMSVIAFWSLIFMYLWTGAHHLLWTPVPDWVQTLAMAFSVMLIAPSWAAVFNAYFSMNGQWHQMRDNYLVKFLIFGVSFYGLQTLQGPSQSIRTFSAFIHYTDWVPGHVHMGALGWVSLVLFAAIYYTLPRLYDREIYSIPLANLHFWLAVTGQLIFSITLWIGGVQQASMLEATNPDGSLHYSFMETLVELYPYWHIRVLGGIIYLLGLLVFIYNITKTITGAAPAVQKA